One window from the genome of Streptomyces sp. NBC_00287 encodes:
- a CDS encoding L,D-transpeptidase family protein gives MRSTRRTAGALALATALAVVCGGCTVQAADGKGQSPVRVELPSRSPSSTAPDTPSRTPADSKPEPPEVLWSRGDTGRDVRELQARLRQVAWLFDGPTGTYDDLTEQAVKGFQGKRGLPKTGKTDAVTWKRLLKMTREPGQWDLYLMGGQPAAEPDPRCLTGRVLCIDKTSRTLRWMIDGRTLSTVSVRFGSQYTPTREGVFQVYWKSRHHHSTLYDSPMPYAMFFSGGQAVHYSSDFAATGYAGASHGCVNVRDEGAIAELFAQVRNGDKVVVSW, from the coding sequence ATGAGGAGCACGAGGAGAACGGCCGGCGCGCTCGCCCTGGCCACGGCGCTCGCGGTCGTGTGCGGCGGCTGCACGGTACAGGCGGCCGACGGCAAGGGGCAGTCTCCGGTCCGCGTCGAACTGCCGAGCAGATCGCCTTCCAGTACGGCGCCCGATACGCCGTCCAGGACGCCGGCCGACTCCAAGCCCGAGCCGCCCGAGGTCCTGTGGTCCCGCGGTGACACCGGGCGGGACGTCCGTGAGCTCCAGGCCCGGCTGCGTCAGGTCGCCTGGCTCTTCGACGGGCCGACGGGGACGTACGACGATCTCACCGAGCAGGCGGTCAAGGGGTTCCAGGGCAAGCGCGGGCTGCCGAAGACCGGGAAGACGGACGCCGTCACCTGGAAGCGGCTGCTGAAGATGACCCGGGAGCCGGGGCAGTGGGATCTGTATCTGATGGGCGGGCAGCCCGCCGCCGAGCCCGATCCGCGCTGTCTGACCGGCCGGGTGCTGTGCATCGACAAGACGAGCCGCACCCTGCGCTGGATGATCGACGGCCGGACGCTCTCCACGGTGTCGGTGCGCTTCGGCTCGCAGTACACGCCGACGCGCGAGGGCGTCTTCCAGGTCTACTGGAAGTCCCGGCACCACCACTCCACGCTGTACGACTCGCCGATGCCGTACGCGATGTTCTTCAGCGGGGGCCAGGCCGTGCACTACTCGTCCGACTTCGCGGCCACGGGGTACGCCGGTGCCTCGCACGGCTGTGTCAACGTACGGGACGAGGGGGCGATCGCGGAGCTGTTCGCGCAGGTGAGGAACGGCGACAAGGTCGTCGTCTCCTGGTAG
- a CDS encoding acyl-CoA mutase large subunit family protein has translation MARESESGLPIEPVYGPDDLAGWDAAEKLGEPGSYPFTRGVYPSMYTGRPWTMRQYAGFGTATESNARYKQLIANGTMGLSVAFDLPTQMGHDSDAPIAHGEVGKVGVAIDSVDDMRVLFGGIPLDKVSTSMTINAPAALLLLLYQLVAEEQGVSADKLTGTIQNDVLKEYIARGTYIFPPKPSLRLIADIFKYCKAEIPKWNTISISGYHMAEAGASPAQEIAFTLADGIEYVRTAVAAGMDVDDFAPRLSFFFVARTTILEEVAKFRAARRIWARVMRDEFGAKNPKSLMLRFHTQTAGVQLTAQQPEVNLVRVAVQGLAAVLGGTQSLHTNSFDEAIALPTDKSARLALRTQQVLAYETDVTATVDPFAGSYVIEKMTDEVEEAALELMRKVEDLGGAVTAIEHGFQKNEIERSAYRIAQETDSGERVVVGVNRFKLDEEEPYEPLRVDPAIEAQQWERLAKLRAERDQEAVDAALDALKKAAEGEDNVLYPMKDALRARATVGEVCNALREIWGTYIPSDAF, from the coding sequence ATGGCGCGCGAGTCGGAGTCCGGACTGCCCATCGAACCGGTCTATGGACCGGATGACCTGGCGGGCTGGGACGCGGCCGAAAAGCTGGGCGAACCGGGGTCGTACCCCTTCACCCGCGGCGTGTACCCGTCGATGTACACCGGCCGTCCCTGGACCATGCGCCAGTACGCCGGCTTCGGTACGGCGACCGAGTCCAACGCCCGCTACAAGCAGCTGATCGCCAACGGCACGATGGGTCTGTCGGTCGCCTTCGACCTGCCCACCCAGATGGGCCACGACTCCGACGCGCCGATCGCGCACGGCGAGGTCGGCAAGGTCGGCGTCGCCATCGACTCGGTCGACGACATGCGGGTGCTGTTCGGCGGCATCCCGCTGGACAAGGTCTCCACGTCGATGACGATCAACGCGCCCGCCGCACTGCTGCTCCTGCTGTACCAACTCGTCGCCGAGGAGCAGGGCGTCAGCGCGGACAAGCTGACCGGCACGATCCAGAACGACGTGCTGAAGGAGTACATCGCGCGCGGGACGTACATCTTCCCGCCCAAGCCCTCCCTGCGCCTGATCGCGGACATCTTCAAGTACTGCAAGGCCGAGATCCCGAAGTGGAACACGATCTCGATCTCCGGCTACCACATGGCGGAGGCGGGAGCCTCGCCCGCGCAGGAGATCGCGTTCACGCTGGCGGACGGCATCGAGTACGTCCGTACGGCGGTCGCGGCGGGCATGGACGTCGACGACTTCGCGCCCCGTCTGTCCTTCTTCTTCGTGGCCCGTACGACGATCCTCGAAGAGGTCGCCAAGTTCCGTGCCGCGCGCCGCATCTGGGCCCGGGTGATGCGGGACGAGTTCGGTGCCAAGAACCCCAAGTCCCTGATGCTGCGCTTCCACACGCAGACGGCCGGCGTCCAGCTCACGGCCCAGCAGCCCGAGGTGAACCTGGTCCGGGTGGCGGTCCAGGGCCTGGCCGCGGTGCTGGGCGGCACCCAGTCGCTGCACACGAACTCCTTCGACGAGGCCATCGCCCTCCCGACGGACAAGAGCGCGCGCCTGGCCCTGCGCACCCAGCAGGTGCTGGCGTACGAGACCGATGTCACGGCGACCGTCGACCCCTTCGCGGGCTCCTACGTCATCGAGAAGATGACGGACGAGGTGGAGGAGGCGGCGCTGGAGCTGATGCGGAAGGTCGAGGACCTCGGCGGCGCGGTCACGGCCATCGAACACGGCTTCCAGAAGAACGAGATCGAGCGCAGCGCGTACCGCATCGCCCAGGAGACGGACTCGGGCGAGCGGGTGGTCGTGGGCGTCAACCGCTTCAAGCTCGACGAGGAGGAGCCGTACGAGCCCCTCCGGGTGGACCCGGCGATCGAGGCCCAGCAGTGGGAGCGGCTCGCGAAGCTCCGGGCCGAGCGCGACCAGGAGGCGGTGGACGCGGCTCTCGACGCCCTGAAGAAGGCGGCGGAGGGCGAGGACAACGTCCTCTACCCGATGAAGGACGCGCTGCGGGCCCGGGCGACGGTCGGCGAGGTGTGCAACGCGCTGCGGGAGATCTGGGGGACGTACATCCCGAGCGACGCCTTCTGA
- the leuE gene encoding leucine efflux protein LeuE — translation MFGVIDLPTYLAGLILIVLLPGPNSLYVLSVAARRGVRAGYTAAAGVWCGDTVLMTLSAAGVASLLQANAVLFGIVKYAGAGYLTWLAVGMLRAAWGMWRARREPSVADASGAASDERPFRRAFVVSLLNPKAILFFVAFFVQFVDPGYAYPALSFVVLGAFAQLASFLYLSALIFSGTKLAAAFRRRKRLSAGATSAAGALFLGFAVKLSLAGS, via the coding sequence ATGTTCGGCGTCATCGATCTCCCCACCTATCTGGCAGGCCTGATCCTGATCGTCCTGCTGCCCGGCCCCAACTCGCTGTACGTGCTGTCCGTGGCCGCCCGTAGGGGCGTGCGCGCGGGGTACACGGCCGCGGCGGGCGTGTGGTGCGGGGACACGGTGCTGATGACCCTCTCGGCGGCGGGAGTCGCCTCCCTGCTCCAGGCCAACGCCGTCCTGTTCGGCATCGTGAAGTACGCCGGGGCCGGATATCTGACCTGGCTGGCCGTCGGGATGCTGCGGGCGGCCTGGGGGATGTGGCGGGCGCGGCGGGAGCCGAGCGTCGCGGACGCGTCCGGTGCGGCTTCCGATGAGCGGCCCTTCCGCCGGGCCTTCGTCGTCAGTCTGCTCAACCCCAAGGCGATCCTGTTCTTCGTCGCCTTCTTCGTGCAGTTCGTCGATCCGGGGTACGCCTATCCCGCGCTGTCGTTCGTGGTGCTCGGCGCCTTCGCGCAGCTCGCGAGCTTCCTGTACCTGAGTGCCCTGATATTCAGCGGTACGAAGCTGGCGGCGGCCTTCCGCCGACGCAAGCGCCTGTCGGCGGGGGCTACTTCGGCGGCGGGGGCGCTGTTCCTCGGCTTCGCGGTGAAGCTGTCGCTCGCGGGCTCCTGA
- a CDS encoding class I SAM-dependent methyltransferase, with product MANAQQIPVLPGELGDVPGWFPALDQTLFTWFLQRQEALDQKGDLLELGAYMGKSAILLGRHLRPGETFTVCDLFENDAPDGANQAETSKSYASLTRQAFERNYLAFHDALPRVIQGPSSVITQEVSPGTCRFVHIDASHLYEHVYDDIGAAQDLLVPEGIVVLDDFRSEHTPGVSVAAWEAVLNRGLRPVCLSTQKLYGTWGEPGPVQEELLGMLRAREDCGLSVQEAAGHQLVRVKGRGMKAPAFPRSRHYVEPVEVAVPVAPVRRRSRSRRLAVDLLPPVVTRAVRQVRKARAGGGLSRPRGGAAH from the coding sequence ATGGCCAACGCACAGCAGATTCCCGTACTCCCCGGCGAGCTCGGCGATGTGCCGGGCTGGTTCCCCGCACTCGACCAGACGCTGTTCACCTGGTTCCTGCAGCGACAGGAGGCCCTCGACCAGAAGGGCGACCTGCTGGAACTGGGCGCCTATATGGGCAAGAGCGCCATTCTGCTGGGCCGGCATCTGCGGCCCGGCGAGACCTTCACGGTCTGTGACCTCTTCGAGAACGACGCGCCGGACGGGGCGAACCAGGCGGAGACCTCGAAGTCGTACGCCTCGCTCACACGGCAGGCCTTCGAGCGGAACTATCTCGCCTTCCACGACGCGCTTCCGCGGGTGATCCAGGGGCCCAGCTCGGTGATCACGCAGGAGGTCTCGCCGGGGACCTGCCGGTTCGTCCATATCGACGCCTCGCACCTGTACGAGCATGTGTACGACGACATCGGCGCGGCGCAGGATCTGCTGGTGCCGGAGGGCATCGTCGTCCTCGACGACTTCCGGTCCGAGCACACCCCGGGGGTTTCGGTCGCCGCGTGGGAGGCGGTGCTGAACCGGGGGCTGCGGCCGGTGTGTCTGAGCACGCAGAAGCTGTACGGGACGTGGGGGGAACCGGGTCCTGTCCAGGAGGAGCTGCTGGGGATGTTGCGGGCGCGGGAGGACTGTGGGCTGAGCGTGCAGGAGGCTGCGGGGCATCAGCTGGTGCGGGTGAAGGGGCGGGGGATGAAGGCGCCGGCGTTTCCTCGGTCTCGGCATTACGTGGAGCCGGTGGAGGTGGCTGTGCCTGTGGCGCCTGTGCGGAGGCGGTCGCGGTCCCGGCGGCTGGCTGTGGATCTGCTGCCGCCGGTTGTCACTCGGGCGGTGCGGCAGGTGCGCAAGGCGCGGGCCGGTGGGGGCCTGTCGCGCCCACGCGGCGGAGCCGCACACTGA